A genomic stretch from Mauremys reevesii isolate NIE-2019 unplaced genomic scaffold, ASM1616193v1 Contig47, whole genome shotgun sequence includes:
- the LOC120394282 gene encoding stonustoxin subunit alpha-like codes for MAGSADTIEMPALGRPFQLGMLYDCRSDSLIPGITLWDLETLQNHVDTKPQSKTEFQIVASDATDDKASALNVTASLKASFLSGLVEVNGSAEYLSDTKTSKHQARVALQYSAQTQFKQLSMSHLGHHNISYPDVFDQGMATHVVTAVLYGAQAFFVFDQDVSSSENVQDIQGKLQVIIKKIPQVSIKGEGAVKMDDMEKKQTEKLNCKFYGDFALENNPATYQDAMKTYCKLPKLLGDSGEKAVPVRVWLYPLIKLDSRAAQLVHEISTELIFDVQTALDQLTELDMQCNDAVKNPIASTFPEIKRKIQQFKDLCKQHRQTFQKQLAGLLPSIRGGGKEEGALVDILTCKNQSPFNTQQLNEFLDKKEQEMTFINSYLSALKDVEVVSSQNKLDEIVLDPMNDFVVAFMFTSLHEEEPYLSDLKLCLQTQVMKNTQDPTSASSVREKSKLWFEDKERKQSARKSAKSISDFAQLNKSNGKTRFIVASVRDENNPGASIYFYENGDPVSTNYEPPSKPLPALIDGLRHDRVQLTFNPAAYGRAEISGYRAEYRIVGQENWTAMTVNNTQETFTVTGLRANTEYQFRYAAVSKPGLSESSDVSDPVKTLPTSPPGKPEKATVESSSIALTWESPSVIGDGVSIRAYKVEYTEEAGDSGCQLCVRMGL; via the exons GCATCACTTTATGGGACCTGGAGACACTTCAAAATCATGTAGACACAAAACCACAATCCAAGACTGAATTTCAGATTGTTGCATCAGATGCCACTGACGACAAGGCCTCTGCCCTCAATGTCACAGCATCGCTGAAGGCCAGTTTCCTGTCTGGCCTGGTGGAGGTGAATGGATCCGCAGAATATTTAAGTGATACCAAGACATCAAAACATCAAGCCCGTGTTGCTCTCCAGTACTCAGCTCAAACACAGTTTAAGCAGCTGAGTATGAGCCACTTAGGGCACCATAATATCTCTTACCCTGATGTGTTTGACCAAGGCATGGCCACCCACGTGGTCACAGCTGTGCTGTACGGGGCACAGGCTTTTTTTGTCTTTGATCAGGACGTTTCTTCATCTGAGAACGTACAAGACATACAGGGAAAACTCCAGGTTATCATTAAAAAGATACCCCAGGTTTCCATCAAAGGGGAAGGAGCTGTCAAAATGGATgacatggaaaaaaaacaaactgaaaaacttAATTGTAAGTTTTATGGTGATTTTGCTCTTGAGAACAATCCAGCTACTTACCAAGATGCCATGAAAACATACTGCAAGCTCCCCAAGCTGCTGGGTGACAGCGGGGAGAAGGCCGTACCAGTGAGAGTCTGGCTGTATCCACTGATAAAGCTAGATTCCAGAGCTGCTCAGCTGGTGCATGAGATCAGCACAGAACTCATCTTTGATGTTCAAACTGCTCTGGACCAACTGACAGAATTAGACATGCAATGTAATGATGCGGTGAAGAATCCAATTGCCTCAACCTTCCCTGAAATTAAGAGGAAAATCCAGCAGTTCAAAGATCTGTGTAAGCAACACAGACAGACTTTCCAGAAACAGCTAGCAGGACTCTTACCCTCCATCCGTGGAGGTGGAAAAGAGGAAGGGGCCCTGGTGGACATTTTAACCTGCAAAAACCAATCACCGTTCAACACCCAGCAACTCAATGAATTTCTGGATAAAAAGGAACAAGAAATGACTTTCATCAATTCCTATCTTTCTGCCCTAAAGGATGTGGAAGTAGTGTCCTCCCAGAATAAACTGGATGAAATAGTACTTGACCCCATGAATGACTTTGTTGTTGCCTTTATGTTCACTTCATTACATGAAGAGGAACCATATTTATCAGATTTAAAACTCTGCCTTCAGACCCAGGTTATGAAGAATACCCAAGATCCTACATCAGCCAGTTCTGTCAGAGAGAAATCCAAACTGTGGTTTGAGGacaaagagagaaaacaaagtgCCCGAAAATCAGCAAAATCCATTTCAGACTTTGCCCAGCTCAATAAATCTAATGGGAAAACTCGATTCATTGTGGCCTCTGTCCGAGATGAGAATAATCCGGGAGCTTCAATTTACTTCTATGAAAATGGAGACCCGGTCAGCACTAACTATGAACCTCCATCGAAACCTCTTCCAGCCCTGATTGATGGGCTCAGACATGACCGTGTGCAGCTCACGTTTAACCCAGCAGCCTATGGCAGGGCTGAGATATCCGGCTATCGGGCAGAGTACAGAATTGTAGGGCAGGAGAACTGGACGGCTATGACTGTAAATAACACACAAGAGACATTCACAGTGACAGGGCTCCGTGCAAACACTGAGTACCAGTTCCGATATGCTGCAGTGAGCAAACCAGGGCTCAGCGAGAGCAGCGACGTGAGTGATCCTGTGAAGACTCTTCCTACCAGCCCCCCTGGGAAGCCAGAAAAAGCTACTGTAGAATCATCTTCCATTGCCCTCACCTGGGAGAGTCCAAGTGTCATTGGAGATGGAGTCAGTATAAGAGCATATAAGGTGGAATATACAGAGGAAGCTGGAG ATTCCGGGTGTCAGCTGTGTGTGCGGATGGGGCTGTGA
- the LOC120394283 gene encoding uncharacterized protein LOC120394283, whose product MSSYLKYTLGKKTHQFPNKVIMVMGATGSGKTTLINGMINYVLGVQWEDEFRFKLIHEITNRSQAQSQTSEVTTYEVNCKEGFKVPYSLTIIDTPGFGDTRGIEHDIKLTEQIRTFFSTPGAIDQIDAVCFVVQASLARLTHAQKYVFDSVLSIFGKDIKDNIQILITFADGQTPPVLEAINESEVPCAKDAQGVPVHFKFNNSALFANNAGAGKGHCNFDAMFWEMGAISMETFFMSLRSLKTKSLTLTQEVLRERKELEVAVQGLQPQIKAGLTKLEELRQTERALEQHQGDMEANKNFEYEVERTVAVEEDISGTGVFLTNCQKCHFTCHGNCVYADDNDKDKCCAMNGSGNCTVCPGKCVWNIHFNQKYKWRYEVKKEKKTYAELQEKYKKASDEVMTTEKVIERLYEEYTEVEEIVLTLIKRSSLSLQRLQEIALKPNPLSTPEYIDLMIMSEEQEVKPGYQGRIKSLKEVREQAVIITKIANNEQLLPAEMEKYRKHETQKMGIVKKTGKKIKKGYNMVRDWLSGAK is encoded by the coding sequence atGTCATCTTATCTGAAGTACACACTTGGAAAAAAGACACATCAGTTCCCTAATAAAGTGATTATGGTGATGGGAGCAACTGGATCAGGGAAAACTACACTCATCAATGGGATGATCAACTATGTCCTGGGTGTGCAATGGGAAGATGAATTCAGATTCAAACTAATCCATGAAATTACAAACAGAAGCCAAGCCCAGAGCCAGACATCTGAAGTGACAACCTACGAGGTCAATTGCAAGGAGGGCTTCAAAGTCCCCTACTCCCTGACTATAATAGACACCCCGGGATTCGGTGATACCAGAGGAATTGAACATGACATAAAGTTAACGGAACAGATCCGAACATTTTTTTCCACTCCAGGAGCCATTGATCAGATAGACGCTGTCTGCTTTGTAGTTCAGGCCTCACTCGCTCGTTTGACACACGCCCAGAAGTACGTGTTTGACTCTGTTCTCTCTATCTTTGGGAAGGATATAAAAGACAATATACAAATCCTGATCACCTTCGCAGATGGACAGACGCCCCCTGTCCTAGAGGCCATTAACGAGTCTGAGGTGCCTTGTGCTAAAGACGCTCAGGGTGTCCCTGTTCATTTCAAATTCAACAACTCCGCACTGTTTGCCAACAATGCTGGAGCTGGCAAGGGCCATTGTAATTTTGATGCAATGTTCTGGGAAATGGGAGCGATCAGCATGGAGACTTTTTTTATGTCCTTAAGATCTTTAAAGACTAAAAGTTTAACATTAACGCAGGAAGTTCTCAGGGAACGAAAGGAGCTCGAGGTTGCTGTGCAAGGGCTGCAGCCACAAATCAAAGCTGGCCTGACAAAGCTAGAGGAGCTACGACAGACTGAGCGAGCTCTGGAACAGCATCAGGGTGATATGGAGGCCAATAAAAACTTTGAGTATGAGGTAGAACGAACAGTGGCAGTGGAAGAAGACATCAGCGGCACAGGTGTGTTTCTAACAAACTGCCAGAAGTGTCACTTCACATGTCACGGTAACTGTGTATATGCTGATGATAATGACAAGGACAAATGTTGTGCTATGAACGGATCTGGAAATTGCACTGTTTGCCCTGGTAAATGTGTGTGGAACATTCACTTCAATCAAAAGTACAAGTGGAGATATGAagtcaaaaaagagaaaaaaacctatGCAGAACTGCAGGAAAAGTACAAAAAGGCCTCTGATGAGGTGATGACGACAGAGAAGGTTATTGAGAGGCTGTATGAGGAATACACTGAAGTAGAAGAGATAGTGCTAACGCtcattaagagatcatctctcagCCTCCAACGCCTGCAAGAAATTGCCTTAAAACCAAACCCACTGTCCACTCCAGAATACATTGACCTCATGATCATGTCAGAAGAGCAGGAAGTGAAGCCTGGGTACCAGGGACGCATAAAATCGCTGAAGGAGGTGAGAGAACAGGCCGTGATAATAACTAAGATTGCCAATAACGAGCAACTGCTGCCAGCAGAGATGGAAAAGTACAGGAAGCATGAAACACAAAAGATGGGAATCGTGAAAAAAACAGGCAAGAAGATTAAAAAAGGGTATAATATGGTAAGAGATTGGTTGTCTGGTGCAAAATAG